In Bombus fervidus isolate BK054 chromosome 11, iyBomFerv1, whole genome shotgun sequence, a single genomic region encodes these proteins:
- the Su(h) gene encoding recombining binding protein suppressor of hairless produces MPHQFGLPTMAHGMQSPPSPTSVMSVYPRFGSGVYRPDHQDQRLTREAMERYLRDRSDMVIVILHAKVAQKSYGNEKRFFCPPPCIYLFGDGWRMRQEQMLREGESEQSAQLCAFIGIGNSDQDMQQLDLNNGKQYCAAKTLYISDSDKRKHFMLSVKMFYGSGHDIGVFHSKRIKVISKPSKKKQSLKNADLCIASGTKVALFNRLRSQTVSTRYLHVENGNFHASSTQWGAFTIHLLDDNESESEEFQVRDGYVHYGSTVKLVCSVTGMALPRLVIRKVDKQMASLEADDPVSQLHKCAFYMKDTDHMYLCLSQERIIQFQATPCPKEANKEMINDGACWTIISTDKAEYQFFEGMGPVRSPVTPVPLVHSLHLNGGGDVAMLELTGDNFTPNLQVWFGDVEAETMYRCQESMLCVVPDISQFRGEWLWVRQPTQVPVSLVRNDGIIYATGLTFTYTPEPGPRPHCPPADEIMRAPRGMHNQPNMPPAIADVPWNTHQPPQSGL; encoded by the coding sequence ATGCCACACCAGTTTGGTTTGCCGACGATGGCACATGGAATGCAATCTCCTCCTTCACCGACTTCGGTCATGTCGGTTTACCCCCGATTTGGATCCGGTGTCTATAGACCGGATCATCAAGATCAAAGGTTGACACGCGAAGCAATGGAACGTTATTTGCGCGATAGAAGCGACATGGTTATTGTAATTCTTCATGCAAAGGTTGCGCAAAAGTCGTACGGCAATGAAAAAAGATTCTTCTGTCCTCCACCGTGTATCTATTTGTTCGGTGATGGATGGAGAATGCGGCAAGAGCAAATGCTTCGCGAAGGAGAGAGCGAGCAATCCGCTCAGCTTTGCGCGTTTATCGGGATCGGGAATTCCGATCAAGACATGCAACAACTGGATTTGAACAATGGTAAACAGTATTGCGCGGCAAAGACACTTTATATTTCGGATTCGGATAAGAGGAAGCATTTTATGCTCTCGGTGAAAATGTTTTACGGTAGCGGACACGATATCGGTGTGTTTCATAGTAAAAGAATCAAAGTGATCTCAAAGCCgtcgaagaagaaacaatCGTTGAAAAACGCCGATTTGTGTATAGCGAGCGGAACAAAAGTTGCGCTGTTTAATCGGTTACGATCTCAAACGGTTAGCACGCGTTATCTTCATGTGGAAAACGGAAATTTTCATGCCAGTTCGACGCAGTGGGGCGCGTTCACCATACACCTATTGGACGATAACGAGAGCGAATCGGAAGAGTTTCAGGTTCGAGACGGCTACGTACATTACGGCAGTACAGTGAAATTGGTATGTTCGGTAACAGGAATGGCTCTTCCACGTTTAGTAATTCGGAAAGTGGACAAGCAAATGGCCAGTCTAGAGGCGGACGATCCAGTTTCGCAATTGCATAAATGCGCTTTCTATATGAAAGACACGGATCACATGTACCTCTGTTTGTCTCAAGAACGTATTATCCAATTTCAAGCTACTCCTTGTCCGAAGGAGGCAAATAAAGAGATGATAAACGACGGTGCCTGCTGGACGATAATCAGCACCGATAAGGCAGAGTATCAATTCTTCGAAGGCATGGGCCCGGTTAGATCGCCGGTAACACCGGTACCATTGGTCCATAGCTTGCACTTGAACGGTGGCGGGGACGTGGCAATGCTCGAATTGACAGGAGATAATTTTACGCCTAATCTTCAGGTATGGTTCGGTGACGTGGAAGCGGAAACTATGTATAGATGTCAGGAAAGTATGCTTTGCGTGGTACCAGATATATCGCAATTTAGGGGTGAATGGCTGTGGGTGCGGCAACCGACTCAGGTGCCTGTCTCGTTGGTTCGCAACGATGGTATCATTTACGCGACCGGTCTGACGTTTACCTATACTCCAGAACCTGGTCCTCGGCCTCATTGTCCGCCGGCAGACGAAATTATGAGAGCACCACGCGGCATGCACAATCAACCTAACATGCCACCGGCGATCGCGGACGTACCTTGGAACACCCATCAACCCCCTCAATCGGGTCTCTGA